The Virgibacillus siamensis sequence CCCGGCCAGCCGAATATGGTCTCTGTTAATACTGCCCCTCCCAACAGAAAGCCGCATTCAAAACCAATGACCGTCAAAACCGGAATAAATGCATTTTTTAGTGCATGACGGTATACAATCCAAAACATCTTCTGCCCCTTCGCCCTGGCTGTCCGAATATAATCGGAACGCATCACATCCAACATGCTTGAGCGTGTCATACGGGCAATAATTGCCATTGGAATTGTCCCTAACGTTACAGCTGGTAATAAAAGATGTCGTGCAGCAGTCCATAATTGATTGAAATTACCATGAATTAATGTATCTACCAAGAACAGATGTGTAATCGGATCAATGGGATTACGAATATTTTCCCGGCCTATGGATGGGAGCCACCCCCATTCAACAGCAAATTGCCATTGCAGCATTAGCCCCAGCCAGAATACCGGGATAGAAATACCGATAAGGACCAGCACCATTGATAAATAGTCAAACCATGAATTCTGAAACCAAGCGCTGATAATCCCAGCATTTAATCCAATCACAACAGCAATGATCATTGCAATAACTGTTAATTCCGCAGTCGCTGCAAGGGCTGTCCAAATTTCATCACTAATCGGGCTTCCTGTTCGAATGGATGTACCCAAGTCACCGGTGATGACATCTCCGAGATATTTAACATATTGAACGAAATAAGTTTGATCCAAACCCAAACTGGTCCGCAAATGCTGAATTGCTTCTTCCGTTGCTTTGGTCCCCAAAATTGTACGGGCAGGATCACCTGGAATAAACCGAACAATCGAAAAAACAATTATTGACATTCCAAATAAAACCGGGATTAGCTGTAGAAGTCTCCGGACCGTATATGCCATCATATAACCTGTCCCTCCCTTATTTATAAAAATCAGGAGGGGTATCCCCCTCCTTAAATCCTACTCAAAATAGACATCATACAGCTGATCGGTTCCTGTCGGAGATGGTTTAAATCCTTTTATGTTTGACTTACCTACAATTGGTTCCTTGTTATGAACCAACGGAACATCGGGAGCTTCTTGGTGAATAATTGCCTGTGCCTCTTTATAAAGTTTAATTCGTTTATTCTTATCGGTTACGGATTGTGCTTTAGTTAACAGCTTCGTCAGTTTGTCATTTTTATACCATGTGTAGTTTGGTCCGCTGCCAGTCACAGCGTATTGGTTATACAAGAAGTTATCCGGATCACCATTATCCCCTATCCATCCAAGCAGAAATGCATCCGGTACGCCTTCATGAACCTTATCCAAATATGTTGACCAGTCTGTTGGTCTAATGTCTACATTCACACCGATTTTTTTAAAGTTTGCCTGGATTGCTTGTGCGATCTTTTGTGGTTCAGGCAAATAGGATCGTGGATTATTCATCGTCCATAATTCCATGTCAAACCCTTCTTCATATCCGGCTTCCGCCAGCATCTTCTTTGCTTTCTCAAGATTGAATTCATACGATTCAATACTGTCGTTATATCCCATAATTGTTTTCGGCAAAAAGGTTTTCGCCGGGCTGGCTGCACCGGCATAGAACGCATCAATTAATGCTTGTTTGTTAATGGCGCGACTTAATGCCTGACGAACCTTTTTGTTATCAAATGGTGCCCGTTTCGTGTTGAACTGCATGTACGCAACATTCATCGGCGGCCGGTACCATACATGCAGCCCTTCAGTATTGTTGACACTTTCAAGATCAGTTGGACTTAAACCATCCATCATGTCAACCTCATTGGTTTTTAATGCATTCAATCTTGCTGCATTGTCGGGAATAACACGGAAAATAATTCTGTTTAGCTTGGGATATCCTTCACGCCAGTAGTTTTCATTCGCTTTCAAAACAATTTTATTTTTCGCTTCCCACTTTTTTAAACTAAATGGACCGGTACCAACCGGAGTCTTTCCAAATTGGTCCCCGCCCTTTTTAATTGCTGTAGGGCTTCCAATCCCGAATGGCGGCATGGCAAGATTCTTGAGGAAAGGAGCAAATGTACGATTAAGATTAAATTGTACGGTATACGCATCAATTGCTTTAACGTTTTTGATAACATGATTTTTATCTCCCTTAAATCCTCCAAACATCGTAGCGTAATAGGAAAAAGTTTGATCACTCTTATTGCCTTTCATCCACCGTTCAAAATTAAACACAACCGCCTCAGCATTAAAATCCGTCCCATCGGAAAATTTAACGTCTTTCCGCAGCTTAAAAGTATATGTCTTGCCGCCATTTGAAATTTTCCAATCTGTTGCCAGCATTGGTCTTAACTCCGTTGTGCCTTTTTCAAAATCGATAAGCGTATCGAAAATCTGCTGGGTTACCTTAAAAGATTCCGTATCTGTCACAGTTGCCGGGTCAAGACTAACGGAATCGGCTCCACGCCCATAAATCAACGTGTCCTGTGTGCTGTTGTCTTCACCCTCAGCCCCTTTGGTATCACTGTCATCTGAAGAACATCCGGCAAGCATTAGAAAAACAAGCATTACAAACAAAAACGTCCAAGAAAATAAA is a genomic window containing:
- a CDS encoding ABC transporter permease, which produces MMAYTVRRLLQLIPVLFGMSIIVFSIVRFIPGDPARTILGTKATEEAIQHLRTSLGLDQTYFVQYVKYLGDVITGDLGTSIRTGSPISDEIWTALAATAELTVIAMIIAVVIGLNAGIISAWFQNSWFDYLSMVLVLIGISIPVFWLGLMLQWQFAVEWGWLPSIGRENIRNPIDPITHLFLVDTLIHGNFNQLWTAARHLLLPAVTLGTIPMAIIARMTRSSMLDVMRSDYIRTARAKGQKMFWIVYRHALKNAFIPVLTVIGFECGFLLGGAVLTETIFGWPGIGRYVYDAILARDYPVVQSGILVMALIFIMINLVVDLLYAAFDPRIKYK
- a CDS encoding ABC transporter substrate-binding protein gives rise to the protein MLVFLMLAGCSSDDSDTKGAEGEDNSTQDTLIYGRGADSVSLDPATVTDTESFKVTQQIFDTLIDFEKGTTELRPMLATDWKISNGGKTYTFKLRKDVKFSDGTDFNAEAVVFNFERWMKGNKSDQTFSYYATMFGGFKGDKNHVIKNVKAIDAYTVQFNLNRTFAPFLKNLAMPPFGIGSPTAIKKGGDQFGKTPVGTGPFSLKKWEAKNKIVLKANENYWREGYPKLNRIIFRVIPDNAARLNALKTNEVDMMDGLSPTDLESVNNTEGLHVWYRPPMNVAYMQFNTKRAPFDNKKVRQALSRAINKQALIDAFYAGAASPAKTFLPKTIMGYNDSIESYEFNLEKAKKMLAEAGYEEGFDMELWTMNNPRSYLPEPQKIAQAIQANFKKIGVNVDIRPTDWSTYLDKVHEGVPDAFLLGWIGDNGDPDNFLYNQYAVTGSGPNYTWYKNDKLTKLLTKAQSVTDKNKRIKLYKEAQAIIHQEAPDVPLVHNKEPIVGKSNIKGFKPSPTGTDQLYDVYFE